The Filimonas lacunae genomic sequence GTGTGTTTTTAGTGGGCGAGGTGGCTTAACACTAAATGATAGCTTATAAAACCGGTACTTTTACCTAAAAGGAAGGTGAGTAACACTAAATAGTACTTAAATTTATAATACAAAGCTATCGTTTGCAGGACCCTTCATTATACGAACAGAAACAATTATTTACACGGCTGGCCAGTGGCGATGAAACTGCTTTCCGCATGTTATTCGATAGCTATAAAAGCCGTTTTTATGCTGTTGCTTTAAAAATGACCCGCTCGGAATACGTAGCCGAGGAAATTGTACAGGAAGTATTTGTAACACTTTGGGTGAAGCGTGACCAATTACCCGCTATAGAAAAGCCTGCTACCTATCTTTTTACTATTGTATATAATAGCGTATACGCGCATTTTAAGAAACTGGCCCAGGAAAAGAAAATAGAACAGGCACTGACCGAGCAGGCTACAGACTTGGAAAGCCCCCTGGAAGTGCTGTTGCAAAACAAAGAGAACGAACACCTGCTTTTACGTGCCATAGAACAATTACCCCCACAGCAAAAACTGGTATACAAACTCATCAGACAGGAAAAACTGAGTCGGGAAGAGGTAGCAGCCAGGTTGCAGATTTCGCCTAATACCGTAAAAAACCATTTACAGGAAGCAGTTAAATTTCTCCGCTCCTACCTGGAAAGAGCCATGCCTTTATTGATCTTTTTACTGTGTCGCCAAAAAAGTTAAAAAAAACCGGGGTTTTCACTAGTACATTTCCACTATTTTCTTCTCTGCCTTGATATAACTAACTATCTGCATGGCAAATTCTGAGAGAATTACCTTCCTGCTCAAAGCTTTTTCTTCCCAAACCGCTTCCATAGCAGAAGAAAAAGAATTGCTGGACTGGCTCAACAATACTGATAATCACGAGCTTGTACTGGATCATATCAGACTGTTACTGGATGAAGCTGCCGCTACGCCGGAAGCCTTTGGTGTTGACTGGGACCATTTGTATCAGAAAATACTACTGCAACGTAATAGCCTGGAAGCGCCTGCTGTTACAACCATTTCTATATATAAACGCATCCGGCGTTATTCAGCAGCGGCAGCTATGATAGCTGTAATGGCTGCAAGCGCCTGGTTATTGTTGCGTAATAATAATAAGGAAATAATACCTGCAAAACCGGTAGCACATAGTACTCCCCTATCTACCGGCTCTAAAATAGAACTCACCTTATCTTATGGACAAATTGTAGTACTGGACAGTATGATGGAAGGGCTGATTCGGGACGAAGCTACTGGCGAAATGATATCTGTTCATCATGGCAGCTTAACCTATTCACCTGATAGCAAAAGCACCTCTGCTGCTCATTTCCACCAGATAACAGTTCCCCGTGGCAAACAATACCATGTAGTGCTGCCCGATGGTTCAGGTGTATGGTTGAATGCCCAATCTTCTTTGCGTTATCAGTCGGCCTTTACAAACAACCGCCGCCAGGTAACCTTATCCGGCGAAGCCTATTTTGAAATCAAAAACAATCCTACTGCTCCTTTTTCTGTAAATGCAAACGAGGTACATGTAGACGTGTTAGGAACTGCCTTTAATATGATGGCCTATAAAGATGAACAAAAAGTAGTAACCACCCTGGTAAACGGTTCGGTAAAAGTAAGCGCCGCAGATGCTGTTATTATCAAACCGGGGCAACAGGCAGTGCTGCAAAACGGAAAGCATCACTTTGCAGTGTCTACAGCCGACCTGGATGCGGTACTGGCATGGAAAAGCGGGGAATTCAGGTTTGACGGGCTGGATATTAAGGGTGTAATGCGGCAGGTAGCCCGTTGGTACAATGTAGAAGTAGTATACAAAGGCAACTTACCCAACAATAAATTATATGGTGTGTTCCCCCGCAAAAACAGTGTAAAAGAAGTACTGGAAGCGTTGGTACTCATTAGCAATATACAGCTTACTATGGAAGGGAATACGATTACAGTACAGCCGGGAAAGAATCATTCATAATCAAAACTGCTTAACTATAATTCCGCAACACCAAAACTAAACTAAGTATGTAAACAACATGAGAAGTGCCAATGACTAACAAAGGCAAAACGGATTTCGATGGCCGTCGAAATCCGCTGATTGTCTGCGTTTATGTCTTGCTGGTCAGGTATCGAAACTAAGTCGCAAAACAAAAAACTAAACAAAAGTATGATTTTACGCGTACCAGGCAATGGTTTGCCCAAACCGTTGCTTACTAAACTGCTTAACATTATGAGGTTAACAGCCATTCTTCTTTTTGTAGCCTGCCTGCAGGTACATGCTGAAACCTTTTCACAAAAAGTAACCATTTCGGGCAATGCCCTGACATTGAAGCAATTTGTAGAAAAGGTAAAAGCGCAAACAGGACTGGCGTTTGTATTTGACAATGCTATTGCAGAAAGCACAAAAAACATTTCTGTGAATGTAAAAAATGCCGAGGTAACAGAAGTGTTGCAAACCTGTCTTGCAACGCAGGGCCTTACCTATACTATTAAAAGCAACGTGGTAGTTATTACCCGGGCCGCTTCTTTTTTAAAGCCGGAGGCAGGCACCACAGTAGCGCCTCCCATAACAGTGAAAGGGCGGGTAACCAATGATAAGCAATCACCTATACAGGGCGTTACTATCGTGGTAAAAGGCACCAAACGCACCCTCGTTACTAATGAAAAAGGCGAATTTGTGCTTACAGAAATAGAGAGTGATGCCACACTGGAGTTTTCTATGGCAGGCTTTAAGCAGCAGGAAATAAAGCTATCGCCTGCTAAAACCTACCTGGAAATAATGCTGTTGGAAGATCAGGCCAATCTCACCGATGTAGTAGTAACCGGTTTTCAGAAAATTGACCGTAAAAAGTTTACCGGTGCAGCCGTAACTATTAAAGCAGAAGATGTAAAAATAGATGGAGTTATAGATGTAAGCCGTATGCTGGAAGGCCGCGCTGCCGGCGTATCTGTACAAAACGTTTCGGGAACATTTGGAGCCGCGCCCAAAGTGCGTGTAAGAGGCGCTACTTCTATTACCGGTGATAACAAACCACTATGGGTAGTGGATGGAGTGGTACTGGAAGATATCGTAAATATCTCTAACGATCAGCTATCCACCGGCGACCCCAGCACCATGCTAGGTTCGGCAGTGGCAGGCCTCAACGCCAATGATATTGAAACCTTTGACATATTGAAAGATGCCGCTGCCGCTGCCTTATATGGTGCAAGGGCCATGAATGGGGTAATTGTAATTACCACTAAACGTGGTAAGGCAGGTAAGCCCGCAATCGCCTACACAGGCAACTTTGGCGTGCAGCTGAAACCCTCTTATGCTAACTACGATATCATGAACTCTGCCGACCAGATGTCGGTATATGCAGAAATGGAACGTAAAGGCAGCATGAATTATTCTGAGCTTAAAAATGCAGCCAACACCGGTGTATTTGGCAGGCTGGCACAATGGATGGCTACTTACGATACCACCACAGGTTTTAAAGCCATTAACTATCAGCCACAAAGACAAGCCTTTCTGATGAAGTATGCCAATGCTAATACTAACTGGTTTGATATTCTTTTTCGCAATTCGTTAACGCAGGAACACACCTTAACTGTATCCAGCGGTACCGATAAAGCACAGAGCTATTTCTCGGCCAGCTTTTATAAAGACAATGGCTGGACACTGGCAGATAATGTAAAGCGTTACACCTTTAACTCACGTAATACTTATGTGGCATCAGACAGAATAACCTTCGGCTTTATTGC encodes the following:
- a CDS encoding FecR family protein: MANSERITFLLKAFSSQTASIAEEKELLDWLNNTDNHELVLDHIRLLLDEAAATPEAFGVDWDHLYQKILLQRNSLEAPAVTTISIYKRIRRYSAAAAMIAVMAASAWLLLRNNNKEIIPAKPVAHSTPLSTGSKIELTLSYGQIVVLDSMMEGLIRDEATGEMISVHHGSLTYSPDSKSTSAAHFHQITVPRGKQYHVVLPDGSGVWLNAQSSLRYQSAFTNNRRQVTLSGEAYFEIKNNPTAPFSVNANEVHVDVLGTAFNMMAYKDEQKVVTTLVNGSVKVSAADAVIIKPGQQAVLQNGKHHFAVSTADLDAVLAWKSGEFRFDGLDIKGVMRQVARWYNVEVVYKGNLPNNKLYGVFPRKNSVKEVLEALVLISNIQLTMEGNTITVQPGKNHS
- a CDS encoding RNA polymerase sigma factor, with translation MQDPSLYEQKQLFTRLASGDETAFRMLFDSYKSRFYAVALKMTRSEYVAEEIVQEVFVTLWVKRDQLPAIEKPATYLFTIVYNSVYAHFKKLAQEKKIEQALTEQATDLESPLEVLLQNKENEHLLLRAIEQLPPQQKLVYKLIRQEKLSREEVAARLQISPNTVKNHLQEAVKFLRSYLERAMPLLIFLLCRQKS